The window CCCTGCCCGGCGTCTACCCGTTCGAGATGGGCATCCCCCGGCGGGTGTTCGGAAGCGTCGTCGACAGCACCGGCGCCGGGCTGTACGAGGTGGTCACCGCCGGTCTGAGCGCCGACCCGGTGCCGACCGACGCCGACTTCAGCATCACCGTCGAGCACGGGCCGGAGATCCTGGCCACCGCCGACACCGTCGTCGTGCCGGCACTCGCCCCGCTCGCGCCGATGTTCACCGAGGGCACCCTCAGCGAACCGGTCCGGGCGGCGCTCGCGCACATCCGGCCCGGCACCCGGCTGGTGTCCATCTGCACGGGGGCGTATGTGCTGGCCGCGGCCGGGCTGCTGGACGGTCGCCCGGCGACCAACCACTGGTATTGCGCCGACCACTTCCAGCGACTGTTCCCGCAGATCACCGTCGACCCGGCGGTGCTGTTCGTCGACGACGGCGACGTGCTCACCTCAGCCGGAGCGGCCGCCGGGGTCGACGTGTGCCTGCACGTGGTGCGCCGCGACCACGGCAGCGAGATCGCCAACGCGGTGGCCCGGCGCTGCGTGGTGCCGCCGTGGCGGGACGGCGGCCAGGCCCAGTACATCGAGCAGCACCTGCCGGAACGGGCCGAGACGTCGACCGCACCGACCCGCGAGTGGGCGTTG of the Actinoplanes sichuanensis genome contains:
- a CDS encoding GlxA family transcriptional regulator, whose protein sequence is MHRVVVLALPGVYPFEMGIPRRVFGSVVDSTGAGLYEVVTAGLSADPVPTDADFSITVEHGPEILATADTVVVPALAPLAPMFTEGTLSEPVRAALAHIRPGTRLVSICTGAYVLAAAGLLDGRPATNHWYCADHFQRLFPQITVDPAVLFVDDGDVLTSAGAAAGVDVCLHVVRRDHGSEIANAVARRCVVPPWRDGGQAQYIEQHLPERAETSTAPTREWALQHLDEPLNLAALADHARMSIRTFTRRFRQETGVTPGSWLISRRVDLARHLLESTDLPVERVAERAGFGTAASFRMHLRSVTGVGPHSYRRTFRHEAA